A genome region from Glutamicibacter arilaitensis Re117 includes the following:
- a CDS encoding DUF6176 family protein, whose protein sequence is MDEKEPHVPYNPTPRDFPGFAMPASVPQGMRLELSRSRIKDGQDENFGAWMDMLNARYEECEASLSAQRAALEATFRHVEADGSTWIYHLSLVGESGGGLDTQQEIDAAHEAASRQAKMPDWEELEPKFLLMPDHLKASMAHWAEHGQVPE, encoded by the coding sequence ATGGACGAAAAAGAACCGCATGTTCCCTACAATCCCACGCCTCGGGACTTTCCCGGCTTTGCGATGCCAGCTTCAGTGCCGCAAGGCATGCGTCTGGAGCTGAGCCGTTCAAGGATCAAGGATGGGCAGGATGAGAACTTTGGCGCCTGGATGGACATGCTCAATGCGCGCTACGAGGAATGCGAAGCATCCTTATCGGCACAACGGGCAGCGCTAGAAGCAACATTCAGGCATGTGGAAGCCGATGGTTCAACATGGATCTACCACCTGAGCCTGGTAGGCGAGAGCGGCGGCGGGCTCGATACGCAGCAGGAGATCGATGCGGCGCACGAAGCAGCTAGCCGCCAAGCGAAAATGCCTGACTGGGAAGAGCTTGAACCGAAGTTCCTGCTCATGCCCGATCATCTGAAGGCATCAATGGCGCACTGGGCAGAACATGGACAGGTGCCAGAGTAG